Genomic segment of Streptomyces zhihengii:
AGCACCTCGTCGGCGTCACGGGACTCGTGGCCCGTGCGGGTCGGGTCCGTCAGGTCGAGGATCTCGTCGTGGAGCGCGGTGACGGTGCGGCCCGTGGTCCTGATGTGCCGGCGGCGCACGAGTCCCATCGGCTCGAATCCGGTGGCGAGATAAAAGGGGCGGGCCACGGGAGCGCGCCAGTCGATGAGCAGCGGGGTGCGCCGGGCGTCGTCCAGGCGCATTCCGACGCGGCCGATGTGGCGGGTCGTGCCGTCCTTCTCGTCGATACGGCCGAAGCACAGTCCGTCGTCGACCGCGTTGAGCGCGTTGAGGTGGGCGAGGTGCTCGGCGACGCCGATGTCGCGCTCGACCCGGGCCTGCCGACCGGTCGTGACCTGGGCCGCGGTCGCGGTGGCGGCGTTCTCGGCCTGCTCCCGGAGCGCGTCGAGACGCTCGTAGAGCCGGGCGACGAATTGCTGTTCGTTCCGCAATTCCTCGGTTGACAATTCAGCTCCTGACGCGATATGGTTCATCCAGTGAAGCCCCCTCCGTAAATTCTCCGAACATAACGGTTCGAGGAATCCACGAGCAGGGAACCATCAAATATACGCAGGCAATACCCCCGGCCGTCAATTCGGTTCCGGGGATTTTTTGTGTTCCCGGCCGAGTCCGGCCGCGGCGCAGGCCCGCCGTCCGGCAGCCCCCCGCGCACCGGCGGTGTCAGTGGCCCCCCGTAGCGTTCTCGTCAGTGGGAACGAGCCGGAGACGGACGGCTGTTCCGTCCCGGGGAGGGGTCTGTCATGTCTGGTACGACGACATATCTGGAGCTGTCGCAGGACGACGGCTCGGCGCACAAGTTCTACGAGGTGACGGTGGACGGGACGGCGGTCTCGGTGCGCTACGGGCGCATCGGCGCCGGCGGTCAGCTCCAGACCTCGTCGTTCCCGACGGCGGAGAAGGCGCAGGCGGCGGCCGCCCGGAAGATCGGCGAGAAGGTGCGCAAGGGGTACGCCCCTGCCGTGCGCGGACAGCGCGCGGCCCGCCCGGTGACCCGCCGTCAGGTGTCGTCCGCACCGTCCACCGCGCGCTCCACGGCTCCGGTGCTGTGGCGGTTCCGCACCGGCTCCGCGGCCTTCGGCATCCACATCGACGAGGACCGCTGCTGGGTGGGCAACCAGGCGGGCGACGTCTTCACCGTCAGCCACGGGGGCGACGTGCTCGCCCGGTTCTCGCTGCCGGAGGGCGTCAAGTGCCTGGTGGCGGACGACTTCTGGATCTACGCGGGCTGCGACGACGGCAAGGTGTACGACCTCTCCTCCAAGCTGCCCTTCGCCGCCTACGACATCGCCGCCGACGTCGACATCTTCTGGCTCGACATCCGCGAGGGCGTGCTCAACGTCTCGGACGCCGACGGCGGTCTGACGGTCATCGACCACGAGGACGAGTACCAGTGGGCCCGCCGGTCCGCCGGCGGCCAGGCGTGGATGGTGCGCGCCGACGACCGGGGCGTCTACCACGGCCACCAGAGCGGTGTGACGGCCTACGCGCCCGACGGCAGCGGGGAGTTGTGGCACACCCGCACCTCGGGCGGAGTGCTCTTCGGCTGGCAGGAGGACGAATCCGTCTACGCGGGCACCGCGCGCCATGTGGTGCAGCGGCTCTCCAAGGCCACCGGCGCGGTGGAGGCGACGTACCGCTGCGACACCGCCGTCTACTCCTGCGCGACCTCGCCCGACGGGCGGCATGTCTTCGCCGGCGACTCGGCGTCCTCCGTGTACTGCTTCGACACCGACGGCACCCGGCTGTGGAAGCTGCGCACGGGCGGCGGCTCGGCGCTGTCCATGCAGTACCACGACGAGAAGCTGTACATGGTCACCACGGACGGCTCCCTGGTGTGCGTGGACGCGAGCGAGGCCGCGGTGGCCGCCGCCCAGCAGGGCACCGTCCCGGTCGCGAGGGACGTCAAGTCCGCCGCCGCGCTGCCGACGTACACCCCGGCCGTCTCGGCGGCCTCGGTGGCGACGGTCTCGGAGCCGCCCGCGGGCGGTGTGGTGGTCGAGTGCGTCGGCAGCGGCGGCCGGGTGCGGGTGCACGTGGTCTCCGAGGGCTACGACCGCTCCTGGTACGTGCAGTTCCCGCGCGGCATACGCGAGGTGGGCGCCCGGTACGTGGTCGACGCCCTGCACCCCGCGCAGGCCGGGTTCTACCGGGTGCGCGGCGAGATCCGGCGCCTGGTCTGAGCCGTGCCGGGCGCCGGCTCCGCGGGGAGCCGGCGCCCGGGGGCTCAGGTGCCGAGGACGTCGGCCAGTTCCTGGAGCAGCTTGCGCTTGGGCCGGGCGCCGGTCATCGAGCGCACCGGCTCGCCGCCGTCGAACACCAGCAGCGTCGGCAGCGACAGGACGCCGTAGCGGGCCGCCGTCTCCGGATTGGTGTCCGCGTCGATCTCCACCACCTTCAGCCGGTCCGCGTGCTCGGCCGCCACGGCCCTGAGCACCGGGGCGAGCTGACGGCACGGACCGCACCAGGCGGCGGAGAACTCCACCAGGACCGGCCGCCCGGCCGCGAGGACCTGGGCGCCGAAGTCCGCGTCCGTCACCCTGGTGACGCCTTCTGTACCGATCTCCGTACCGATCACCGCTCGACCTCCGAGAATTCGCAGTGGGGTTCCGGGCCCTCGGGCAGCTGTGCCTCGGCCCGCAGCAGCGACGCCGCGACCTGCGCCCGCACGGTGGCGAGCTGCTCGATCAGGACGTCCAGCTCCGCGAGCTTGGCCCGGTAGACGGCGAGCGAGGCGGGGCAGGAGTCGCCCTCCGGGTGCCCGGCCCGCAGGCATTCGACGAACGGCCTGGTCTCCTCCAGGCCGAAGCCGAAGTCCTGCAGCGTCCGGATCTGGTGCAGCAGCCGCAGGTCGTCCTCGTCGTACGTCCGGTAGCCGTTCACCGTGCGCCGCGCGGGGAGCAGCCCCCGGGCCTCGTAGTAGCGCAGGGCCCGGGTCGTGGTCCCGGCCCGCTCCGCAAGCTCGCCGATTCGCATGCCGCGACGGTATTCCTTGACGTCGGCGTCAAGGCAAGGGCGGTGTCGGGACAAGGGCGGTGTCCCGCCTGCCCTGCGCGTCCGTGCGCCGCGCGCGAGACTGGAGGTGGGGGTGGACGAGGCCCGGCCCGCACCGGCGGTGGTCCGCGAGGGCGCCGTCCGCGAGGGCGTGCCGGGCGATGTCCCGGACACGGAGGCGGTCATGACGGAGCAGCGCGAGCGGGCGGGCACGGTCCCGGAGGAGTTCGGCCAACTGGTCACGGAGTTCCGCGGTCTGCTGGAGAGGTATCCGGGCGCGGACGGGTTCTTCGCGCTCGCCTACCACCCCGACGGCCTCGGGGACGGACCGGAGCGGCCGGGCACGATGAGCACGGCGGGCATCACCCAGCCCGTCTACGAGTGCGAGAAGATCGAACCCGGCCTCCAGCAGTGCAGGCGCGCCCCGGAGCAGTGACCGGAGGCACGCCGCCCCGCCTTACCGCCGCCCGGCGCACCGCGCCGCCCCGTCGGCCGGCCGGCCACAGCGCATACGCGCAGGCCCCCGGCGTCGACGGTGCGTCGGCGCCGGGGGCCTGCGCGGAGCGGGCGGGGAGGGGTCAGACCTTGACCGGCTCCCGCTCGTCGTCACGCGGCTCGGGGAGTGCGGCGGTCTCCTCGGCGGGGCTGTGGTCGTCGGTGAGGGTGGCCTC
This window contains:
- a CDS encoding WGR domain-containing protein, which translates into the protein MSGTTTYLELSQDDGSAHKFYEVTVDGTAVSVRYGRIGAGGQLQTSSFPTAEKAQAAAARKIGEKVRKGYAPAVRGQRAARPVTRRQVSSAPSTARSTAPVLWRFRTGSAAFGIHIDEDRCWVGNQAGDVFTVSHGGDVLARFSLPEGVKCLVADDFWIYAGCDDGKVYDLSSKLPFAAYDIAADVDIFWLDIREGVLNVSDADGGLTVIDHEDEYQWARRSAGGQAWMVRADDRGVYHGHQSGVTAYAPDGSGELWHTRTSGGVLFGWQEDESVYAGTARHVVQRLSKATGAVEATYRCDTAVYSCATSPDGRHVFAGDSASSVYCFDTDGTRLWKLRTGGGSALSMQYHDEKLYMVTTDGSLVCVDASEAAVAAAQQGTVPVARDVKSAAALPTYTPAVSAASVATVSEPPAGGVVVECVGSGGRVRVHVVSEGYDRSWYVQFPRGIREVGARYVVDALHPAQAGFYRVRGEIRRLV
- the trxA gene encoding thioredoxin; its protein translation is MIGTEIGTEGVTRVTDADFGAQVLAAGRPVLVEFSAAWCGPCRQLAPVLRAVAAEHADRLKVVEIDADTNPETAARYGVLSLPTLLVFDGGEPVRSMTGARPKRKLLQELADVLGT
- a CDS encoding MerR family transcriptional regulator — protein: MRIGELAERAGTTTRALRYYEARGLLPARRTVNGYRTYDEDDLRLLHQIRTLQDFGFGLEETRPFVECLRAGHPEGDSCPASLAVYRAKLAELDVLIEQLATVRAQVAASLLRAEAQLPEGPEPHCEFSEVER